The stretch of DNA ATAGGCGGGCATCACCTCGAGCCGGTCCTGGGCGGTATTGTTGTTGAGCAGGGCGAAGGGTAGAGGGATATCCAACTCCGCGGGATAATCCGCCTTGGAGAGCAGGGTGAAGGAGGCGAAGCGGCACGAATGTTTGATGCTGGTGCAGAGTCCCGGCCAGAAACCGCGGCCGGCCTGGAGTTCGTTATCGTTGGCGCGGCTGTTATGATTGGAGCCGATGGTCGCTCCGGCGGCGATATTACTCTGCCCCATGACCACGCCGGCGACGAGGAAGGAGTTGTTATGGTGCTGTTCGTGCGCCGGGAAGATCAGGTTGTTGAGCACCTCGCAGCAGGAGATGGTGGAATTGTCGCCGAGGAACGAGTTGATCAGCCGCGCACCGTATTTGAGATTGGAGTTATCGCCGAGGACAAAGCGCACCGCTTTGCAGCCGTAAAAGATGTGACAACCGCAGCCGATGATGCCGTTGACCAGCTCGACACCTTCACCGATCTGGGTGGGTTCCTCGGCGGAGGAGTGGATGGTCAGATTCTTGAGTTTGTTGGCGCCCTTGATATAGCAGTGGGGGCCGATTTGGACGTCCTTGAGGATGAGCGAATTTTTGATGACGCACTGGCTGCCGATCACTCCGTAATAACCGCGATGGGGATCCATGCTTCGCTGGGTGATCTCTTTCAGCTGGTACTGCAGGTTCCGGTCGTCTCGGTACTTGGCCCAGAGCCAGGCATCGGCGGCGATCATGCCGTCGAAGGGGGCGACGCGGCGGCAGCCGGCCTCATTCATCAGGTCGAGCCAGATCCGCACCTCCTCCTTTTCGCCTTCCTTGACAATGCCGTTGCCGAATTTGGCATGGTCGCTGGTGTTCATCTCGTCCACTTTGGAGAGGATGCAGCGATCGCCGATGATGAAATGAGAGAGGTAGCCGACGTTGTGGATGGCGACATCGTCACCGATATCGCAGGCGATGATGATGCTGCCGGTGATGCCGGTAGGGAGGCGCAGGTCGTTGTGCTCGAGCACCTCATTCTGGAGCCGGCCGATGCGCACCAGGCCAAAGAACTGGTTGTTGACCACCAGCGACGGCTCGAACTGGTCGGTGACTAGGATGTCATCCCAACTGCTTGAGGTGTTGTTGTTCTTGACCAGCTGTTCCACTTCCGCGGCGCGCAAATGGCGCCAGCGCTTCAAGGGCCAGAGGGTCTGGAGATTGCGGTAATGGTATTCATCCTGGCCGGCTGGCAGATAGGGATCGGCGACGAAGTTCTTGCCGATCGCCCCCGGCGGCAGAATCGAAACGGTATCCATAGGCAGCCCCCCTGATTAACAGGTAAAAAAAAACCGTCCCGGGAGAGGGACGGCTGCCGGATTAATGACCTTTCAGAACCAGATGCGGAATCCCACCGAGATGGGAAAATAGACGTGAGTAGCCTTGATGCTGGGCGAGAAGGCCAACCCGATCGAAGGCGCAACCTGGAAGAAGGGTTCAATCTTTTTATCGATGAGCATGTTAACGCCCAGGGGGATGCGGACACCACCCTTGACGCTCTTGTCGTCGCCGGTGAAACGGGTGCTCAGGAAAGCGCCTACACCCAAGAACCAGTTGGCATCCGAGTTGCCCATGGCGCTGATCCGGTTGTTGAAGAGCCAGTAATCAGCGGTCAGACCAAGGGTCTTCTCATCGCCAAGGTAATAGCTCAAGGCGAAAACGACCGGCTTTTCGTCGAGCTTCATGTTCAGGGCTATACCGTTGGTGAAGATATCACCGGCGTTGGCATTGTACTGGACACCAATTCCGGCCGCGAAGCCGCCGGTGGCGCTGGTCAGCACAAACGCTGCAACCAGCAGAACCGCACTCTTGTTCATCTTCAATGCTCCTGTCTTGATGGTTCGAGAGAGGAGGTCCGTTTTGCCCCCGCTACAGCAGGTTGAGCCCCCTCGATGAAAGGTTCATAGTCGATTTAAAAATAAGCGCTTAAATTTAGCACGATCTACTCATAAAATCAAGTAATTTTTCGTTTGACCGCTGGAAACCGGCTGGCCGGGTGCAAGACGGGGGCCGGTCATCCGAAGACGCGGATTTTGCCGGGCAGCACCGCAATGGTCATCGGGGTGCTGCCGGCGATCTCGCCATCGGGGGTGAGCGCCTTGGCCGGGATGGTCTTGAAGCTCATGCTTTTGGCGGTGAAATGCTCCACCTCTTTCATCTGAAGGTGCGTTCCCTTGAAAATTTTCGGCAGGGCGGAGAGCAGGCGCAGCCGGGAAACCTTGTTGAGGAGGACGACATCGAGCAGCCCGTCGTCAATCAGGGCATCCGGGGCCATGATCATGTCGCCGCCGGTCTTGCGGCTGTTGCTGATCTCGACGAAGATATTGTCACGCTGATAGAGCCGGCCGTCGATTTCCATCTCGAGGGGATAGGATCGGAGGTTTTTGGTGATGATGAAGACGCCAATGACGTAATTCAGGGCTCCCCAGCGCCGGTAGCTCCAGGCCTTTTGCGCCACGTCAGCGACGAAGCCGAAGCCGAGGATGTTGATGAAGACGAAGCGGCGGTCGCCGCAGGTACACAAGCCGAGGTCCACCGGGCGGGTTTGGCCGGCGAGGATCTTTTGCATAGCGTCGGCGTGTGTGCGGATCGCGAGATCGCGTGAGAAGGAGTTTCCGGTTCCGGCGGGTAGCACCCCGAGCGGCAGTGGCAGTTCCGGATTGCCCTGCATCATGCCGTTAATGACCTCGAAGAGGGTTCCGTCGCCCCCGAGCGCGACGATCCCGTCCCAGGGGCCGTTGACCTCGCGGGCTGCCACTTCGACCAGATGGCCGGGGTATTCGGAAAAGACATTCTCCACGGTGATGCCTTGCTGCTGGAAGCGCTCCAGGGATTTCTGCGCCACGTCCAGCCCGCGGCTGCGGCCGGCCCGGGGATTGGTGAGCATCAGCAGTTTCATTCTTTCTCCTCGTTCGCACATGCTGTCGTACTTTCAGTATACTGATAATCCGGTTGAAATACAAGCCTCTTCCCGCATTTATTCTTCACGGAAGGCCGGTGTGCAGCCATTTTCGCCGGCCGGGTTGCCTGAAAGTGCGGGGGCGCGGTACCACTTTGCCCTTGATTTTATTCGCACGATTAGCTATTTTCGCTTAAGGGTCTGGAACGGGAAGGGAGTGCAAAGGAATCGCTGCTTGTGGAATCATGAGCATCACCATGCATCAAAAGGATCACGCACAGGCTGACCTGGCCGATCTGCGGGTGCTGGCCGGGCACGCGTTTTCGCGCGCCGCGGGGGCGCCCCTGATTCCGGACAACCAGGTCCGGCTGCTCAGGGATGCCGCCGAAAATTATCCCGCCTGGCTCACGGCGATTGCCGCCGCGCAGCGGCATATTCATCTGGAAAGTTATATCCTTTACGACGACGAAACCGGCCGCCGCTTCGCCGAGGCCCTGATGGCCCGAGCGCGGGACGGCGTGCGTGTCCGCCTGATCTACGATTGGTTGGGTGGGGTAGGCAAGAGTTCGCGCAAATTCTGGAGCCGGTTGCGCGCGAGCGGTGTCGATGTGCGCTGTTACAATCCCCCGCGCCTGGATCGCCCACTCGGCTGGATTTCACGCGATCATCGCAAGATGCTCGCGGTGGACGGCGAGGTCGGCTTTGTCTCCGGCCTCTGCATCGGCCGGGCCTGGGAGGGCGTGCCCGCAAAAAGGATCGAACCCTGGCGCGATACCGGGGTGGAGGTGCGCGGACCGGCGGTCGCGGAGATTGAAAAGGCCTTCGCGCAGGTCTGGGCGATGATGGGAGAGCCACTGCCGGCTGCAGAACGCCCCTCGATCATCGGACAACCCCCGGCGGGAACGGCCAGCCTGCGCGTCGTCGCCAATGTGCCCGCCACCGCCGGGCTCTTCCGCCTTGACCAACTGGTCGCAGCCCTCGCACGCAAACGGTTGTGGCTGACCGACGCCTATTATGCCGGCAACACCATGTATGTCCAGGCCCTGCGCGCTGCCGCCCGTGACGGAGTGGAGGTTTGTCTGCTGGTGCCGAATGCCACCGATATTCCGGTCGTCCGCGCCCTTTCACGGGCAGGATACCGCACCCTGCTGGAGGCGGGGGTGCGAGTTTTTGAGTGGAACGGCACCATGCTGCATGCCAAGACCGCGCTCGCCGACGGGATCTGGGCGCGTGTCGGTTCGACTAATCTTAACATCTCGAGCTGGATCGGCAATTGCGAACTCGATGTGGTGGTGGAGGACCAGAACTTTGCCGCCGCGATGGAACGGATGTACCTCGAGGATCTGGATCACGCTACCGAGATTGTGTTATCGCGCAAGCAGAAAGTGCTGGCTCCGGGTGAGCCGGCTCATACCGCGCACGCCGTCGGCAAGGGCAGCGGCAGCGCCGGCCGCGCTGCCGCCGGGGCGGTGCGCATCGGCCACGCGGTTGGCGCCGCAATCACCGGACGCCGTCTCCTCGGACCGGTCGAAGCGCGCCTGATGCTTTTGATCGGTGCGCTCTTCGTCGCCCTGGCCGCTCTCGCTTTCTGGCTGCCGGCGCTGCTGGTCTATCCGGCCATCCTCCTCTTTGCCTGGCTCGGCATCGTGTTGATAGCAAGGGGGTTGCGGTTGATACTCGAAAAAAGACGGAAGGAATAGGATGAAGCGCATCATCCTCGGTATCCATGGCTTGGGCAACAAACCCGCACCCGGGCTGCTGCACGCCTGGTGGCGAAAAAGCCTCTATGAGGGGTTCCGGGCGATCGGCCACCCCCGGCGCGGTATTCCTTTCGAGACCGTCTACTGGGCCGATATCCTGCACCGGACGCCTGAGAGTCCAGCGGTTACCGACACCCGGGACCCGCTTTTCCTGAAAGAGCCCTACCGCCCTTCTCCCGGCCGGTCTTTTGCACGCACCGACCCGGTGAGCCGCAAGATCATCGATCTCCTCGAGAAGCCACTCAAACGGATGGAACTGGACGAGAACGGCGTGGTCTGGAAACATTTCAGCGATCTGGTGCTGCGCAGTTTTTTCCAGGAACTCGAGGCTTATTATGCCAACAGCTTGGAGATCGTCCCGGGGGCGGAGGTAGCCTACCGGGACGTCGTCCGCGCCCGGCTGACCAACAAGCTGCAGGCTCATCGAGGCAAGGAGATCCTGCTGATCGCCCACTCCATGGGCTCGATCATCGCCTATGATGTTCTCACCCTCGCTGTCCCGGAGATCGCCGTTCACACCCTGATCACCATCGGCTCGCCCCTTGGCGTGCCGCTCGTGATGCAAAAAATCCGCCAGGAGCAGAATCTGCCGCGCGGCGCCCGGCTCAGCGTGCCGGAGAATGTTGGTGCCTGGTATAATCTCGCCGATCCCACCGACAAGGTCGCTCTGGACTGCCGGCTGAAGGATGATTTTGCCCCCAACAGCCGCGGCATCAGCGCCACCGATAGTTCAGTCTATAACGATTACGAGATCAATGGCAGCCGAAATCCGCACAAGGTCTACGGGTATCTGCGGACACCGGAACTCGCGCAGCTCTGTTTCGATTTTCTTACGGCAGGCCAGACCACCGGCGCCATCCGCCGCCGCGATTTGCTCTACCGATTCTGGGAGGGCACCCTACGGGTCTCAGGCTTGCGGTAATTCCCCTAAGACTTCGTCCAGCACCGTGATCGCCTGGGCGATTTCGCCCTCCGTGGCGGTAATCGCCGGCATCAGGCGCAGCACATTCCCGTGGGTGCAGTTGATCAGCACTCCCTTTTCGCGGCAGCGCATCACCACCTCCGCACCCTCGCCCTTCAGCACGACTCCCCACATCATTCCCAAGCCGCGCACCTCGGCGATCAGCGCATGGCGCTGTGCCAGCCGCAGCAAGCCGGCCTGAAGCAGGGCACCGGTCTTCGCTGCCCGGTCAAGTAGCCCCTCCGCGGCGATGGTCTGCAACACCGCGACGCCGGCGGCGCAGGCCATGGGATTGCCGCCGAAAGTCGAGCCGTGGCTGCCCGGGCCGAGGATGCCGCAGTGCGCGCGCCCCACCACAAAGGCGCCAATGGCCATGCCGCCGCCCAGGGATTTGGCGAGGGTGAGCACATCGGGCACCACCCCGTAATGCTGCCACGCGAACATCCGGCCGGTGCGGCCGATTCCCGTCTGCACCTCGTCGAGGATCAGCAGGGCGCCGAAGCGGTCGCAGAGCGTCCGCGCGGCGCGCAAATACGCGGGCGTGAGCGGCAGGACGCCGCCTTCGCCCAGGACCGGCTCAAGCAGCACCGCAGCGACCTCGGTGTCCATCAGGCGCTCGAGCATCGGCACATCGTTGGGCTCGCTGTAGACAAAACCGGCGGGAAGGGGATCAAAGCCCTGCTGGTACTCTGGCTGGCCGGTGGCGGCGAGGGTGGCCAGGGTGCGGCCGTGAAAGGAATCCTTCAGGGTGATGATCGTTTTTTTGGTGGCATCGCGCTTGCGCGCCAGCTTGATCGCCCCCTCGTTGGCTTCGGCGCCGCTGTTGCAGAAGAAAACCTGACCGTCGAAACTGCTGGCGACCAGCAGCTGCGCCAGCTTGCCCTGGAGTTCGTTATAATAGACGTTGGGGATGTGCATGATCTTTTCCGCCTGGGCGCGCACCGCTGCAACCACCGACGGATGGCAGTGGCCCAGGTTGCCGGCGCCCCATCCGGGAAAAAAGTCGAGGTATTCGTTGCCAGCGTCATCCCAGACGCGCATTCCCTCGCCCTTGACCAGCGTCAGGGGCACCCGTTTGTAGGTTTGTAGGACGTACTGATCGAAAGTGGACTTATCCATTTTTCAGAATCTCCGTGCCAATGCCTTTGGGAGTGAAGATCTCGAGCAGGAGGGAGTGGCGGCACCTGCCGTCGATAATATGGCCCTTGTTGACCCCGAATTGCAGGGCGGCCAGGCAGGATTGCACCTTGGGGATCATCCCGCCGCTGATGACCCCTTTGGTGATCAGTTCCTCGGCCTGGTCGCGGCTGATGGTGCTGATCAGGGTCTGCTCGTCGCCCTGCTCGCGCAGGATGCCTGGGGTATCGGTCATGTAGACCAGCTTCCAGGCGCCCAGGCTTGAGGCGATCTCTCCGGCCGCCAGATCGCCGTTGATGTTGTAGCTCTGGCCGTCGTCGCCGACGCCAATTGGGGCAATGACCGGAATCCGGCCCGCCTCCAGCAACTCCTTCAGGTACTCGGCGTTGATGAACCGCACCTGGCCGACAAAGCCGATATCGGTTTTGACGCCGTTGACTTCGGGCATGAGCTTGTCCACCTTGATCATTTGCCGGTCGCGGCCGGAGAGACCGACTGCATCGCCCTGCAGGTCATTGAGCAGCGAGACGATCTGGGCATTGATCTTGTGCGCAAGGATATCCTCGACCAGATCCATCGTCTCCTTGTCGGTGACCCGCAGACCATTGACAAAGCGCGGCGGGAGGCCGCGCCGCTTCATGCCGGCGCTGATCGCCGGACCGCCGCCGTGGACGAGCACGGGTTTGATGCCGATGAACTTCATGAAGACAACATCCTGGAGCACCTCGCGCATCGCGGTATCGCTCTCCATGATGCTGCCGCCGAATTTGATGACCATCATCTTGCCGCGGAAGGCCTGCATGTAGGGCAGCGCCTCCATCAAGACCCGGGCCTTTTCGATGTATTTTTCCATGGTAACCCCTGTCCTTCAGGTGTGATATTCGGCATTGATCTTGACGTAATCGTAGGAAAGGTCGCTGGTATAGACCACCGCTGACTGGCCGCCGGTGAAAACATCCAGTTCGATGTCGAGGTCTTTAGGGGCCATCAGCCCCTTCATCTCGCGGCGCGAGAGCATCACCGGATTGCCTTGTGAGAAGATGTAGGTGCCGTTGATCTTGAGATCGGCCCTGGCGGGATCGAAATCAACCCCCACCATCCCGGCGGCCGAAAGCAGCCGGCCCCAGTTGGGATCCTGCCCGAAAAGGGCGGTTTTGACCAGGGGTGAATTGGCCATGCCGAAAGCCATCCGTTTCGCCGCTGCGGCGCTCTCGGCCTGGCCGACGGTGATGGTGACGAACTTGGTCGCCCCCTCGCCGTCGCGGACGATCGCTTTGGCCATGGCCAGCATCAGTGCGTCGAGGGCCGCGGCGAAATACTCCGCCTCGGGCGTCTCCGGCCGGATTTCCGGATTGCCGGCCAGACCGTTTGCCATGATCAGCGCGGTGTCGTTGGTGCTGGTATGGCCGTCGACGGTGATCATGTTGTAGCTTTTATCGACCGCCGCCGTGAAGAGCCGGTCAAGGAGCGCGTGGTCGATCGCCGCATCGCAGGTGACAAAAGCGAGGGTGGTGGCCATGTCGGGCATGATCATCCCCGAACCCTTGGTGATACCGCTCAAGGTCACCGCTTTGCCGCCGATCTCGAGCCGGATGGAAAAGGCTTTTTCCACCGTGTCGGTGGTCAGGATCGCCTCGGCGCAGGCTGCGCCACCCGCGACCGAGAGATGGGCAGCCGCGCGTCCGATCGCCTTGCGCATCTTGGCCATATCAAGATAATGGCCGATGACCCCGGTGCTGGCGGCGAGGATCAGTTCCACGGGGACACCTAAATGTTCGGCCGCGCAGGTGATGGTGTCCTGGACGTCGCGCAGGCCCTGTTCGCCGGTTCCGGCGTTGGCGTTGCCCGAATTGACCACCAGAGCCTGGAGCATATGGCCCGATTTGCCCAGGGCGGCGATGCCGGCAAGGACCGGTGCGGCCTTGACCCGGTTGGTTGTGAATTTGGCAGCGCATCGTGTCGGAACCTGGCTCTTGATCAGACAGAGGTCGCGGCGTTTGCGTTTGAAACCGGCGCGCACAGCGGCAGCGGTAAATCCTTTGGCATCGGTGATCTTGGGATGGTCGAGAAAGTTCATGGGATGGCCCTTATTTCAAGCTCATGGTTTCATCCAGGCCCAGCAT from bacterium encodes:
- the argJ gene encoding bifunctional glutamate N-acetyltransferase/amino-acid acetyltransferase ArgJ; this translates as MNFLDHPKITDAKGFTAAAVRAGFKRKRRDLCLIKSQVPTRCAAKFTTNRVKAAPVLAGIAALGKSGHMLQALVVNSGNANAGTGEQGLRDVQDTITCAAEHLGVPVELILAASTGVIGHYLDMAKMRKAIGRAAAHLSVAGGAACAEAILTTDTVEKAFSIRLEIGGKAVTLSGITKGSGMIMPDMATTLAFVTCDAAIDHALLDRLFTAAVDKSYNMITVDGHTSTNDTALIMANGLAGNPEIRPETPEAEYFAAALDALMLAMAKAIVRDGEGATKFVTITVGQAESAAAAKRMAFGMANSPLVKTALFGQDPNWGRLLSAAGMVGVDFDPARADLKINGTYIFSQGNPVMLSRREMKGLMAPKDLDIELDVFTGGQSAVVYTSDLSYDYVKINAEYHT
- a CDS encoding phospholipase D-like domain-containing protein encodes the protein MHQKDHAQADLADLRVLAGHAFSRAAGAPLIPDNQVRLLRDAAENYPAWLTAIAAAQRHIHLESYILYDDETGRRFAEALMARARDGVRVRLIYDWLGGVGKSSRKFWSRLRASGVDVRCYNPPRLDRPLGWISRDHRKMLAVDGEVGFVSGLCIGRAWEGVPAKRIEPWRDTGVEVRGPAVAEIEKAFAQVWAMMGEPLPAAERPSIIGQPPAGTASLRVVANVPATAGLFRLDQLVAALARKRLWLTDAYYAGNTMYVQALRAAARDGVEVCLLVPNATDIPVVRALSRAGYRTLLEAGVRVFEWNGTMLHAKTALADGIWARVGSTNLNISSWIGNCELDVVVEDQNFAAAMERMYLEDLDHATEIVLSRKQKVLAPGEPAHTAHAVGKGSGSAGRAAAGAVRIGHAVGAAITGRRLLGPVEARLMLLIGALFVALAALAFWLPALLVYPAILLFAWLGIVLIARGLRLILEKRRKE
- a CDS encoding DUF3996 domain-containing protein — encoded protein: MNKSAVLLVAAFVLTSATGGFAAGIGVQYNANAGDIFTNGIALNMKLDEKPVVFALSYYLGDEKTLGLTADYWLFNNRISAMGNSDANWFLGVGAFLSTRFTGDDKSVKGGVRIPLGVNMLIDKKIEPFFQVAPSIGLAFSPSIKATHVYFPISVGFRIWF
- a CDS encoding aspartate aminotransferase family protein gives rise to the protein MDKSTFDQYVLQTYKRVPLTLVKGEGMRVWDDAGNEYLDFFPGWGAGNLGHCHPSVVAAVRAQAEKIMHIPNVYYNELQGKLAQLLVASSFDGQVFFCNSGAEANEGAIKLARKRDATKKTIITLKDSFHGRTLATLAATGQPEYQQGFDPLPAGFVYSEPNDVPMLERLMDTEVAAVLLEPVLGEGGVLPLTPAYLRAARTLCDRFGALLILDEVQTGIGRTGRMFAWQHYGVVPDVLTLAKSLGGGMAIGAFVVGRAHCGILGPGSHGSTFGGNPMACAAGVAVLQTIAAEGLLDRAAKTGALLQAGLLRLAQRHALIAEVRGLGMMWGVVLKGEGAEVVMRCREKGVLINCTHGNVLRLMPAITATEGEIAQAITVLDEVLGELPQA
- the argB gene encoding acetylglutamate kinase — its product is MEKYIEKARVLMEALPYMQAFRGKMMVIKFGGSIMESDTAMREVLQDVVFMKFIGIKPVLVHGGGPAISAGMKRRGLPPRFVNGLRVTDKETMDLVEDILAHKINAQIVSLLNDLQGDAVGLSGRDRQMIKVDKLMPEVNGVKTDIGFVGQVRFINAEYLKELLEAGRIPVIAPIGVGDDGQSYNINGDLAAGEIASSLGAWKLVYMTDTPGILREQGDEQTLISTISRDQAEELITKGVISGGMIPKVQSCLAALQFGVNKGHIIDGRCRHSLLLEIFTPKGIGTEILKNG
- a CDS encoding DUF4954 family protein encodes the protein MDTVSILPPGAIGKNFVADPYLPAGQDEYHYRNLQTLWPLKRWRHLRAAEVEQLVKNNNTSSSWDDILVTDQFEPSLVVNNQFFGLVRIGRLQNEVLEHNDLRLPTGITGSIIIACDIGDDVAIHNVGYLSHFIIGDRCILSKVDEMNTSDHAKFGNGIVKEGEKEEVRIWLDLMNEAGCRRVAPFDGMIAADAWLWAKYRDDRNLQYQLKEITQRSMDPHRGYYGVIGSQCVIKNSLILKDVQIGPHCYIKGANKLKNLTIHSSAEEPTQIGEGVELVNGIIGCGCHIFYGCKAVRFVLGDNSNLKYGARLINSFLGDNSTISCCEVLNNLIFPAHEQHHNNSFLVAGVVMGQSNIAAGATIGSNHNSRANDNELQAGRGFWPGLCTSIKHSCRFASFTLLSKADYPAELDIPLPFALLNNNTAQDRLEVMPAYWWMYNMYALARNANKYRSRDKRRNKIQHIEYDALAPDTIEEIFTARRLLEIWTAKAHLRAAGGPEDRPEAELVALGRELLAGAEERTASLEILGEAMEHSNRKVIILKARKAWFAYREMILYYGVKNLLAFCESNPGIGFTAMQQSLAGPRITHWVNFGGQLMPETDADQLRADIGAGQLTSWPEIHGRYDILWDRYPLDKQRHAWAALCDLNGTKALDRETWLLMLEEAVRIQEQICDQVYLSRQKDFENPYHRATFRNDAEMAATVGTMEDNSLVHLVREETEEFRNRVMVIRERMGNPTEADPGKV
- a CDS encoding diacylglycerol kinase family lipid kinase produces the protein MKLLMLTNPRAGRSRGLDVAQKSLERFQQQGITVENVFSEYPGHLVEVAAREVNGPWDGIVALGGDGTLFEVINGMMQGNPELPLPLGVLPAGTGNSFSRDLAIRTHADAMQKILAGQTRPVDLGLCTCGDRRFVFINILGFGFVADVAQKAWSYRRWGALNYVIGVFIITKNLRSYPLEMEIDGRLYQRDNIFVEISNSRKTGGDMIMAPDALIDDGLLDVVLLNKVSRLRLLSALPKIFKGTHLQMKEVEHFTAKSMSFKTIPAKALTPDGEIAGSTPMTIAVLPGKIRVFG